The window CGGCCGTGCCAGGACGACACGCTAGCAGCCAACTAAGAAACTctatcctctctctcttctctaaaTTAACActctatatttattatttatatccCAAAcccattcttttttctttatataaatACACACCCATGTCCTCTAACCCAACCGTTTAAGCTTTTATATTCTCTTTTTCATCGGACATGGAGTTTGGGGACTGCTGTTCCAGCTCTACTTCTTCCGCTACAATTACAAATCCTACCCCGGAGAAAAGGAAGCTCAGGCAGGTACAGGACAAGCCCAAGCCATATAGAGGTATAAGGATGAGAAAGTGGGGGAAGTGGGTCGCCGAGATTAGAGAACCTAACAAACGCTCTAGGATTTGGCTTGGTTCTTATTCAACACCTATAGCCGCCGCTCGTGCCTACGACACCGCCGTTTTCTACCTTCGTGGTCCTTCTGCTAGACTTAATTTCCCCGATTTGATTTATCAAGAGCACGATGATCTACATGATATGTCGGCTGCTTCTATACGCAAGAAAGCTGCCGAAGTCGGAGCTCAGGTAGATGCGCTTCAACAAACAGCTCGTAACAACCACAAAGTAGCATCGGAGAAACCTGACTTGAACCAGTATCCTAGTCCTGAATTTTCCGATGAAGActagatgatgatgatgatgatcctTGATTAGTAATTAGTAATAGTGttgatgttttatttaattttaattgaaaaaaatctATATAGATACAGAGATGGCGAAAATGCTCTGCTGATTCAAAGTGATGGATAGGTATATATAATTTTAGTTAGTAACagatgaaattgaaattgaattagtagatgttgttgttgttgattttGGTTGTACGGTTCGTCCAATAATACGATTGGGAAACTAACTGTGTATACgatgaaagaagaaaaattaGCCATGGATTGGATGAATTCAtagttgagtttttttttatacgaataaaataaaataaaaaagatgccGCCAAAGCAAAAACAGGAGATAAGAAGATAAGGAAGAGGTGGCGCGGAGAAGTGGCAACTTGATCGACTTGGGCGGGTGTGGACAGGAAAGTGAAGTGGTCCATAATGAGGGAAGTTGTCAGCGTCAATAGATGGTGAAACCTTACGAAAGCCCGTCTGGTGGAGGCTGATGGCTGATCAATGGTGGGCGGTGATTTCAGTgcttaaaaaaatgaattatgtATTCATATTAATTACATATGATAATCCTAATCATACAAATGGGTAG of the Euphorbia lathyris chromosome 7, ddEupLath1.1, whole genome shotgun sequence genome contains:
- the LOC136201113 gene encoding ethylene-responsive transcription factor RAP2-1-like; its protein translation is MEFGDCCSSSTSSATITNPTPEKRKLRQVQDKPKPYRGIRMRKWGKWVAEIREPNKRSRIWLGSYSTPIAAARAYDTAVFYLRGPSARLNFPDLIYQEHDDLHDMSAASIRKKAAEVGAQVDALQQTARNNHKVASEKPDLNQYPSPEFSDED